One genomic window of Sphingopyxis sp. OPL5 includes the following:
- a CDS encoding glycosyltransferase family 4 protein has product MPFGTGVATYSMSLAHAIQTAGHQLDGVYGLRTPFRKVLRNVNFFEALGAEYQSKAPRSWSFGWGRELSWTVKARKARQVDLHGKQEVRPFAHRLPDFDRLFTVSDLFDQAMRNFRRFGTFTTVSLPDAPDIMHWTYPWPIRVAGARNIYTMHDLVPLKLPYASLDNKKIYHKLMRACIRKGDHIATVSEASRADIVDFFPEAEGKITNTYQAIRPSAQSLSLASGDEAEVAQAIKSIFRLDFQDYFLFFGAIEPKKNVGRLIEAYLASGVKAPLVVLGRRAWGADVELSLIQRDETRPMKTIFKNIRRIDYLPRRLLMLLVRGARGVAFPSLYEGFGLPILEAMTLGTPVITANTSSMPEVAGSAALLVDPYDIQDIAAALRRIDTDAELRADLFGRGIAQAEKFSMPAYQGRLNALYDSLLSGPRR; this is encoded by the coding sequence TTGCCATTTGGAACCGGTGTCGCGACTTATTCGATGTCGCTCGCGCACGCCATTCAGACCGCCGGCCATCAACTCGACGGCGTTTATGGTCTTCGCACGCCGTTCCGCAAAGTCCTGCGCAACGTCAATTTCTTCGAAGCGCTCGGCGCCGAATATCAGTCGAAGGCGCCGCGATCGTGGAGCTTTGGCTGGGGCCGCGAACTCAGCTGGACGGTCAAGGCGCGCAAGGCGCGGCAGGTCGATCTGCACGGCAAGCAGGAAGTCCGGCCCTTTGCGCACCGATTGCCCGATTTCGACCGGCTGTTCACCGTGTCGGACCTGTTCGACCAGGCGATGCGCAATTTTCGCCGATTCGGAACCTTCACGACCGTTTCCTTGCCCGATGCGCCCGACATCATGCACTGGACCTATCCGTGGCCGATCCGCGTCGCCGGGGCGCGCAACATCTACACGATGCACGATCTGGTGCCGCTGAAGCTTCCCTATGCCAGCCTCGACAACAAGAAGATCTATCACAAGCTGATGCGCGCCTGCATTCGCAAGGGCGATCATATCGCCACGGTGTCCGAGGCGAGCCGCGCGGATATCGTCGACTTTTTTCCCGAAGCCGAGGGAAAGATCACCAACACCTATCAGGCGATCAGGCCCTCTGCGCAGAGCCTGAGCCTCGCGAGCGGCGACGAGGCCGAGGTGGCGCAGGCCATCAAGAGCATTTTTCGTCTCGATTTTCAGGATTATTTCCTCTTCTTCGGCGCGATCGAGCCGAAGAAGAATGTCGGACGGCTGATCGAGGCCTATCTCGCCTCGGGCGTGAAGGCGCCGCTCGTTGTCCTCGGTCGCCGTGCATGGGGCGCCGACGTCGAACTGTCGCTGATCCAGCGCGACGAGACCCGGCCGATGAAGACGATCTTCAAGAATATCCGGCGGATCGACTATCTGCCGCGCCGGCTGCTTATGCTGCTGGTGCGCGGGGCCAGGGGTGTGGCTTTTCCTTCTCTCTATGAGGGTTTCGGGTTACCGATCCTCGAGGCCATGACTTTGGGGACGCCCGTCATCACTGCGAACACCAGTTCCATGCCCGAAGTCGCGGGCTCGGCGGCGCTGCTCGTCGATCCTTATGATATTCAGGACATTGCCGCGGCGCTGCGCCGGATCGATACCGATGCCGAACTGCGCGCCGACCTTTTCGGGCGTGGTATCGCGCAGGCGGAGAAATTTTCGATGCCAGCCTATCAGGGCCGGCTCAACGCGCTCTACGACAGCCTGCTGTCCGGACCCCGCCGGTGA
- a CDS encoding glycosyltransferase family 4 protein, which yields MTVRVALDKRSVGWGQGTGVRRYRDRLRQCIERHDDLFAPPQSLTDEIGSDGETMRVNARYFADAQKWFTLTGRLRSVRLDRPVDLFHWSHPMPMWAKGALNVVTVHDLIPIRQPEYSAIPSGRFRRLLTALAERGACFTCVSEGVCDELLAFTGIDARRAICTWQPVEAPRAVASLPAGLERGRYFLLLGSVEPRKNVHRAVEAWRAAKTGVKLVIAGPDGHWTDRRDRAAFERDIASPDIVRLPWLGDAVVARLTVDCRALLMPSLAEGFGLPPVEALMAGVPVIASDSPVSREVLGAAAALVDPRDAASITGAIVRVNAAAQGMRTPLPAMFERYGEAAFAARLRLAYDRFLQLGERN from the coding sequence CGGAGCGTCGGTTGGGGGCAGGGGACGGGGGTCCGCCGCTATCGCGACCGGCTGCGGCAGTGTATCGAACGTCACGATGATTTGTTCGCGCCGCCGCAATCGCTGACCGACGAAATCGGGTCCGACGGCGAAACGATGCGGGTAAACGCGCGCTATTTTGCCGATGCCCAGAAATGGTTCACGCTGACCGGCCGGCTGCGCAGCGTCAGGCTGGATCGGCCGGTCGATCTTTTCCATTGGTCGCATCCGATGCCGATGTGGGCGAAAGGGGCGCTGAACGTGGTGACGGTCCACGACCTGATCCCGATCCGTCAGCCCGAATATTCGGCCATCCCATCGGGCCGTTTCCGCCGCCTTTTGACGGCATTGGCCGAACGGGGCGCCTGTTTCACCTGCGTGTCGGAAGGAGTGTGCGATGAACTGCTCGCCTTCACCGGCATTGATGCGCGGCGCGCGATATGCACCTGGCAGCCCGTGGAGGCGCCGCGCGCCGTGGCGTCCTTGCCCGCCGGGCTTGAGCGCGGACGCTATTTCCTCCTGCTCGGCAGCGTCGAACCCCGCAAAAATGTCCATCGCGCAGTGGAAGCGTGGCGCGCGGCGAAAACCGGCGTGAAACTGGTGATTGCCGGGCCCGACGGGCATTGGACCGATCGCCGCGACCGGGCCGCCTTCGAACGCGACATCGCTTCGCCCGACATTGTCCGGTTGCCCTGGCTTGGCGATGCGGTCGTCGCACGCCTGACCGTCGATTGCCGTGCGTTGCTGATGCCGTCGCTCGCCGAAGGCTTCGGTTTGCCGCCGGTCGAGGCGCTGATGGCGGGGGTTCCGGTGATCGCGTCGGATAGCCCCGTCTCGCGTGAGGTTCTGGGCGCGGCGGCGGCGCTCGTCGATCCGCGCGACGCCGCGTCGATCACCGGCGCGATTGTTCGGGTGAACGCGGCCGCACAAGGGATGCGAACGCCGCTGCCGGCGATGTTCGAACGGTATGGCGAAGCCGCCTTCGCCGCGCGCTTGCGCCTTGCCTATGACCGGTTTCTCCAGCTAGGTGAACGCAATTAA
- a CDS encoding polysaccharide biosynthesis/export family protein, whose product MIRSVAAALLLAGALGGCAMLPSAAPTTGQVKKPATLADGRTLNLVDLTESGWTEVQVPTLPSAGWSFTDGTTSSEEILVGDNLEIVVFEVGYRLFGAVDSGSNAKDPTVSAAGATLPTISVPQGGYINIPYVGPIDVLGRTPQGVAAEIRTRLRGLSQQADVLVRVASGPMRSITVGGEVKAPGRIAITAAGERVLDVVAAAGGPADQQSNLIVRLARAGESQEMPLDQIRAGDAANIRLMPGDVVQLLKRQQSFSVIGAARDVAEVPLADTPVSLVEGLARAGGPIDNQADATGVFVFRYVDTDVDGTVTSVPTIYRLNLLDPRSYFVASRFRMQDDDVVLIANARSAQFAKLVQMLNQLTSPVVTVDVLTR is encoded by the coding sequence ATGATCCGCTCGGTGGCGGCGGCGCTGTTGCTTGCCGGCGCGCTCGGCGGCTGCGCGATGCTGCCTTCGGCGGCGCCGACGACCGGGCAGGTGAAGAAACCGGCGACGCTCGCCGACGGCCGCACACTCAATCTGGTCGACCTGACCGAAAGCGGATGGACCGAGGTTCAGGTGCCGACGCTGCCGTCCGCCGGTTGGTCGTTCACCGACGGAACGACCAGCAGCGAAGAGATATTGGTCGGCGACAATCTGGAAATCGTCGTGTTCGAGGTCGGCTATCGCCTGTTCGGCGCGGTCGACAGCGGCAGCAATGCAAAGGATCCGACGGTGTCGGCGGCCGGTGCGACGCTGCCGACGATTAGCGTACCGCAAGGCGGCTATATCAACATCCCCTATGTCGGGCCGATCGACGTCCTCGGACGTACGCCGCAGGGGGTCGCGGCTGAAATCCGCACCCGGCTGCGCGGCCTGTCGCAACAGGCCGACGTGCTGGTGCGCGTGGCGTCGGGACCGATGCGGTCGATCACCGTCGGCGGCGAGGTCAAGGCACCGGGTCGCATCGCGATTACCGCGGCGGGCGAACGCGTCCTCGACGTCGTCGCCGCCGCGGGTGGTCCCGCCGATCAGCAGTCGAATCTGATCGTACGGCTGGCGCGTGCGGGAGAAAGCCAGGAAATGCCGCTCGACCAGATTCGAGCGGGCGACGCCGCGAACATCCGCCTGATGCCCGGCGATGTCGTCCAGTTGCTGAAACGGCAGCAGAGTTTCTCGGTCATCGGCGCGGCGCGCGACGTCGCCGAGGTGCCGCTTGCCGACACGCCGGTTTCGCTCGTCGAGGGGCTGGCGCGCGCGGGCGGGCCGATCGACAATCAGGCCGATGCGACCGGCGTCTTCGTCTTTCGCTATGTCGATACCGACGTGGACGGCACGGTGACGTCGGTGCCGACCATCTACCGCCTCAATCTTCTCGATCCGCGCAGCTATTTCGTCGCCAGCCGCTTTCGCATGCAGGACGACGATGTGGTCCTGATCGCCAATGCCCGGTCGGCGCAGTTCGCGAAGCTGGTCCAGATGCTCAACCAGCTGACTTCTCCCGTCGTGACGGTCGACGTGCTGACGCGCTGA
- a CDS encoding FkbM family methyltransferase: protein MGAANYYDIWRLLSHPRNDNEADIRGLCRSHYLGDHEALCRVLGRYKMYVDTRDIGIASHLMMDGFWEMWVTEAMLRSVRRGSVVLDVGANLGYFSVLLADLTGPEGRVLSFEPNPRLAGLLDKSLQVNGFAGFTDLHKIALGAGESELRLEVQDSSPGGGRVLLPGTSRSHNTTSEVVVPVRRLDTIEHALAAEFIKIDVEGFEQQVWHGMTGILKQKRPLTIFMEFTVQRYDDPRGFLDEVLAYDFSLEIVDPVAGVRPIAKDEIFAMPHNIDHMLVFRR, encoded by the coding sequence ATGGGCGCGGCCAACTATTACGACATCTGGCGCTTACTCAGCCATCCGCGCAACGACAACGAAGCCGATATTCGCGGCCTTTGCCGATCGCACTATCTTGGCGACCATGAGGCGCTGTGCCGCGTCCTGGGGCGCTACAAGATGTATGTCGATACGCGCGATATCGGCATTGCCAGCCACCTGATGATGGACGGCTTCTGGGAAATGTGGGTGACCGAAGCGATGCTGCGCAGCGTGCGGCGCGGTTCGGTGGTCCTCGATGTCGGCGCCAATCTTGGCTATTTTTCGGTGCTGCTCGCCGACCTCACCGGGCCAGAGGGGCGGGTGCTGTCCTTCGAACCCAATCCCCGCCTAGCCGGCTTGCTCGACAAGAGCCTGCAGGTGAACGGCTTTGCGGGATTTACCGATCTCCACAAAATTGCGCTCGGCGCCGGGGAATCGGAGTTGCGGCTCGAGGTGCAGGACAGTTCGCCGGGCGGCGGCCGGGTTCTGCTTCCCGGCACCAGCCGGTCGCACAATACCACATCGGAAGTCGTGGTGCCGGTGCGCCGGCTCGACACGATCGAACATGCGCTCGCCGCCGAATTCATCAAGATCGATGTCGAGGGCTTTGAACAACAGGTGTGGCACGGCATGACCGGCATCCTGAAGCAGAAGCGCCCGCTGACCATCTTCATGGAATTCACCGTCCAGCGCTACGACGACCCGCGCGGCTTCCTCGACGAGGTGCTCGCCTATGATTTCTCACTCGAAATCGTCGACCCGGTCGCCGGCGTGCGTCCGATAGCGAAAGACGAAATTTTCGCCATGCCGCACAATATCGATCACATGCTGGTGTTCCGGCGGTGA